Proteins encoded together in one Penicillium digitatum chromosome 1, complete sequence window:
- a CDS encoding Leucine carboxyl methyltransferase superfamily, which produces MISKILKFCLLAGGALAVPVEVDIKKRINCPAVHIFGARETTVSPGYGSSRTVVDGLLGAYSGSTAEAISYPACGGQSSCGSVSYSNSVAQGIAAVAAAVNSYNTQCPSTKLILVGYSQGGEIMDAALCGGGVPNQGYTNTAVQLSTSAVNMVKAAIFMGDPLYMAGLSYDVGTCAAGGFDARPSGFSCPSASKIQSYCDSTDPYCCNGSNGATHQGYGAEYGAQAITFVKGKLA; this is translated from the exons ATGATCTCCAAGATCTTAAAATTCTGCCTCCTTGCCGGCGGCGCCCTCGCCGTCCCGGTTGAGGTGGACATCAAGAAACGTATCAATTGCCCGGCCGTCCACATCTTCGGCGCGCGCGAGACCACCGTATCTCCCGGATACGGCTCATCCAGAACAGTTGTAGATGGCCTCCTCGGCGCCTACTCAGGCTCCACGGCCGAGGCCATCAGCTATCCTGCATGTGGTGGACAATCATCCTGCGGCAGCGTGAGCTACTCGAACTCAGTTGCCCAGGGCATTGCAGCTGTTGCCGCGGCTGTGAACTCCTATAATACACAGTGTCCATCGACCAAGCTTATTCTGGTCGGATATTCTCAG GGTGGTGAAATCATGGATGCAGCCTTGTGCGGCGGCGGCGTCCCAAACCAAGGCTACACAAACACCGCGGTCCAGCTGTCGACATCCGCTGTGAACATGGTCAAGGCAGCAATTTTCATGGGTGATCCGCTGTATATGGCAGGACTTTCGTATGATGTTGGAACTTGTGCTGCTGGAGGT TTCGACGCACGTCCTTCTGGCTTCTCTTGTCCATCGGCCAGTAAGATTCAATCATACTGCGACTCCACGGATCCGTACTGCTGCAACGGCAGTAACGGCGCGACCCACCAGGGCTACGGAGCCGAGTATGGTGCACAGGCTATTACCTTTGTCAAGGGTAAGTTGGCTTAG
- a CDS encoding Fungal transcriptional regulatory protein, N-terminal produces MPIQAHHSKIQASTPASLLNANHDALLFKHQAMEALFRVCSNGKIEKSDTTVARICLFVPLDFLESGSKGWDFHLEGAKRLITSRRPLLEVQAGVNNGPGETVQQIWDLIFYQIHQIETLEATFCDRNWCQSSSIRFLSHERDAIAGQPDSAALQTHVQGATTMMELTQHFGRYAWALSLQQMRQSFPEEINHLCALSQAFKIVALLYGRRILDVLTETLTTQDDLVSKLVGLTYIWKDDEVLFKCVLWVIFVAGLECRSRAQNDSMVEYLGKFWTATSFLNVITAAKILPDYWDKEAGETPTRWIFDK; encoded by the exons ATGCCAATACAGGCCCATCATTCCAAAATTCAAGCTTCGACACCCGCCAGCCTCCTTAATGCCAATCATGATGCGCTACTTTTCAAACATCAAGCCATGGAAGCGCTCTTCCGGGTGTGCAGTAACggaaaaatagaaaaaagtGACACCACCGTTGCTAGAATATGTCTTTTCGTTCCCCTGGATTTCCTCGAATCCGGAAGCAAAGGCTGGGATTTTCATCTTGAGGGTGCTAAACGTTTGATAACATCCCGTCGCCCACTGCTGGAGGTACAAGCTGGAGTCAATAATGGACCTGGAGAGACAGTACAGCAGATTTGGGATTTAATCTTTTACCAGATTCATCA AATCGAAACACTGGAAGCCACATTTTGCGACCGAAACTGGTGTCAGAGTTCAT CGATACGATTTCTCTCCCACGAAAGGGACGCCATTGCAGGACAGCCTGACAGTGCCGCTCTCCAAACACATGTACAAGGTGCCACCACAATGATGGAACTCACTCAACACTTTGGCCGTTACGCCTGGGCCTTGAGCCTCCAACAGATGAGACAGTCTTTTCCAGAGGAAATCAATCATCTCTGCGCATTGTCGCAGGCATTCAAAATCGTGGCTTTGCTATATGGCAGACGCATTCTGGATGTGCTCACAGAAACCCTCACAACTCAGGACGATCTAGTCTCCAAACTGGTGGGTCTGACTTATATTTGGAAAGACGACGAGGTGCTCTTCAAATGTGTTCTGTGGGTTATCTTCGTGGCTGGCTTGGAGTGTCGGTCGCGGGCCCAGAATGACTCTATGGTTGAATATCTAGGGAAATTTTGGACCGCTACGAGTTTTTTGAATGTAATCACTGCAGCGAAGATCCTACCGGATTATTGGGACAAGGAAGCAGGCGAGACTCCAACGCGGTGGATATTTGATAAATAG
- a CDS encoding SUN family protein, putative, producing MKFQVASFCAAALVALVASAEAAKHSHDQSHHHENRDVALAERSGKCEFPPNAGLVEITPNEQNAGWAMSPDERCKPGNYCPYACPSGQVSMQWDPKATSYTYPMSLRGGLYCDDDGKIHKPFPHRGYCESAIGVVKAHNKAGKPVSFCQTVLPGNEAMIIPTTVDTLADLAVPGTSYWCSTAAQYYINAPGVTAEEGCVWGTSEKPIGNWSPYTAGGNTDKSGKTFLKIGWNPIYLEPSTPFRNVKPDFGIAIECDGDGCHGLPCKIDPAVNDVNEMTGDPFVGAGGATGCVVTIPKGETAHIVVFEKEGNGSTSSETIEVSISSLTSTRSSTSSSTSSTSTSTSTSTSTRTHTHTSSSTSTSSSTSSSTSTSSPTPTSTSTSTSTSTSTSTTETPTSTSTSTSTPSSTSTSIPTSTPSSTSTVSFTFTASPTSTASPTSTAGPTSTASWASTVSWTFTAGSISTTSVFSMTSPAARLPKSSPTTSYTYQPHVLTGSADIQEAPTTTTAVVAAASTSSATGGATSATVSMLTLAFGAIAAMVANL from the coding sequence ATGAAGTTCCAGGTCGCATCTTTCTGCGCAGCGGCGCTTGTCGCCCTCGTTGCGAGCGCTGAAGCTGCCAAACATAGCCATGACCAGAGCCATCACCACGAGAATCGTGATGTGGCTCTGGCAGAGAGGAGTGGGAAGTGCGAGTTCCCCCCCAATGCTGGCCTGGTTGAGATCACCCCAAATGAGCAAAATGCCGGCTGGGCTATGAGCCCCGACGAGCGCTGCAAACCTGGCAACTACTGCCCTTACGCCTGCCCTTCCGGTCAGGTATCTATGCAATGGGATCCCAAGGCGACGTCCTACACTTACCCTATGTCGTTGAGAGGTGGTCTGTActgtgatgatgatggcaaAATTCATAAACCCTTCCCCCACCGTGGCTACTGTGAGTCGgccattggtgttgtcaaggcCCATAACAAAGCTGGAAAGCCTGTTTCTTTCTGCCAGACTGTGCTTCCTGGAAATGAGGCAATGATTATCCCCACCACGGTTGATACACTGGCCGATCTGGCCGTGCCCGGCACGTCCTACTGGTGCTCCACTGCTGCCCAGTACTACATTAACGCTCCTGGTGTCACTGCGGAGGAAGGCTGTGTCTGGGGTACCTCCGAGAAACCCATCGGTAACTGGTCTCCGTACACCGCCGGTGGCAACACCGACAAAAGTGGCAAGACCTTCTTGAAAATCGGCTGGAACCCAATCTACTTGGAGCCCTCCACGCCCTTCCGCAATGTCAAGCCTGACTTTGGTATCGCGATTGAATGTGATGGTGACGGCTGCCATGGCTTGCCCTGCAAGATTGACCCTGCTGTCAACGACGTCAATGAGATGACCGGTGATCCCTTCGTTGGCGCTGGCGGCGCCACCGGCTGCGTCGTGACCATCCCCAAGGGCGAGACCGCGCACATTGTTGTCTTTGAGAAGGAGGGTAACGGCAGCACCTCGTCTGAGACCATCGAGGTCTCCATCAGCAGTCTTACCTCCACTCGTAGCTCCACTAGCAGCTCCACtagcagcaccagcaccagcaccagcaccagcaccagcacccgCACCCACACCCACACCAGCTCCAGCACCAGTACTAGCTCAAGCACTAGCTCTAGCACTAGCACCTCGAGTCCCACACCTACTTCGAcaagcaccagcaccagcaccagcaccagcaccagcaccactgagacacccacctccacctccacctccacctccactCCCTCGTCAACTTCAACTTCGATTCCCACTTCTACCCCCAGCTCCACATCTACTGTTAGCTTCACCTTTACTGCTAGCCCCACCTCTACTGCTAGCCCGACCTCTACTGCTGGCCCGACTTCTACCGCTAGCTGGGCCTCCACTGTTAGCTGGACTTTTACTGCTGGCTCCATCTCCACGACTTCCGTGTTCAGCATGACTAGTCCTGCCGCCCGTCTGCCCAAGTCGAGCCCGACAACAAGCTACACCTATCAGCCTCATGTTCTGACTGGTTCTGCTGACATCCAAGAGGCCCCAACGACGACGACCGCTGTCGTTGCCGCTGCGTCCACATCTTCTGCCACGGGCGGTGCCACCAGCGCCACCGTCTCCATGCTGACCCTGGCATTCGGCGCCATCGCTGCCATGGTTGCGAACTTGTAG
- a CDS encoding DUF292 domain protein, which produces MPPSAQTTRLVSTLRLLIPRLRLLQKKDTASSVVQRRELSQLLSEGRDASARIRVENVIATDIAVEVMEMVELYCELLLARANVLDQMAFSDQGTRARLRAKDLLKKRSHEHASAAVSTTAGVKGAGDSTGSRFGFSWLGGGGQKKEAERVAPITAPGSAAEDSSDGLADEENPYMDTALDEAATVVFYAWHRFPHEVREFTMLRTMLGERYGKEFMTLAQDNKVDTVKVPDRLLKSLRVRPPGQELVESYLREIAKAYGVEWRGAEEELGSAPPEFVEDLGDGGNGDAEEPQLPQTPGKQQGDSALRPNISEARRASETSELTKATPPRGLASGRSPVSVAPPAPRMDNLNPRVKLPGTEGKASAVPKEDGASQHKINNSGIPELDELTRRFADLKRRP; this is translated from the exons ATGCCTCCCTCGGCTCAAACG ACTAGACTAGTTTCCACCCTACGCCTACTGATCCCCCGtcttcgccttcttcaaaagAAAGACACAGCCTCCTCAGTCGTCCAACGCCGTGAACTCTCCCAGCTCCTCAGTGAAGGCCGCGATGCATCAGCGCGCATTCGAGTCGAAAATGTCATTGCTACCGATATCGCAGTGGAAGTAATGGAAATGGTCGAGCTCTACTGTGAGCTGCTGCTGGCGCGCGCAAACGTGCTGGATCAAATGGCCTTCAGCGACCAGGGGACTCGCGCCAGACTTCGCGCCAAGGACTTACTCAAGAAGCGCTCCCATGAACACGCTAGTGCTGCGGTATCAACTACGGCAGGCGTTAAGGGCGCTGGTGATAGCACTGGCTCGCGATTTGGGTTCTCTTGGCTGGGAGGAGGAGGGCAGAAGAAGGAGGCTGAACGGGTCGCGCCTATAACAGCACCTGGTAGTGCCGCAGAAGACTCCAGCGACGGGCTTGCGGATGAAGAGAACCCTTACATGGATACTGCGCTCGATGAGGCTGCTACTGTAGTCTTCTACGCGTGGCACCGCTTTCCGCATGAGGTGCGGGAATTTACCATGCTTCGCACTATGCTAGGCGAGCGATACGGCAAGGAGTTCATGACTCTGGCGCAAGATAATAAGGTCGATACTGTCAAGGTTCCGGATAGGCTCCTCAAGAGCTTGCGTGTGCGTCCGCCAGGACAGGAACTTGTTGAGAGTTACCTCCGAGAAATTGCGAAAGCATACGGTGTTGAGTGGCGTGGAGCCGAAGAAGAGTTAGGAAGTGCGCCGCCAGAATTTGTGGAGGATCTCGGTGATGGTGGTAATGGCGATGCAGAGGAACCCCAATTACCGCAAACTCCTGGCAAGCAGCAAGGAGACTCGGCGTTGAGGCCGAACATCTCTGAAGCGAGACGCGCCTCGGAGACCAGTGAATTGACCAAAGCTACACCTCCCCGTGGACTCGCTTCGGGCCGAAGTCCTGTTAGCGTTGCGCCGCCAGCTCCCAGAATGGACAATCTCAATCCCAGAGTCAAGCTTCCCGGCACAGAGGGGAAAGCCTCGGCTGTCCCTAAAGAGGATGGTGCCTCCCAGCACAAGATTAACAACAGTGGGATACCCGAGCTGGATGAACTGACGCGAAGATTTGCGGATTTGAAGAGGAGACCATGA
- a CDS encoding RING zinc finger protein, putative, which produces MSKKFKSQASSSRAAASAFGSFGSFSGGLSSEGKEPSALTYIAAPPDLSRIAEQQLVIAFKNLLKKDDITRLKALEELRDHISTVEEKKGTLDDGFLDAWFRIYPRLSIDLSRRVRQVAHPIQGTISGLVGKRILPNLPKIIGAWIAGIYDNDRLVHRAALESFTKVFTTEDKRNNVWRIYQGSILDFVDDVILHQTALTLSDERTVKRDDAEGKYSRVAGAAILLFNRVLGNSSDEDLRKNLSEIENLLASKNLWALCYHDDPYVRRSIYILLRSAVSREPGWIDWKTLSSAVIGKSLSLQQIGSATELSESLLLLSSLRPQIWTDDYTGKSSSSKRLRQYMQKGSQGGHSNFWSNLDQLLRITPQEVLAGADKATADHGITCTSAIALTEALQEGLNSREEPRSNLAIGWKSYIQIGTWLSTLVPQEQKSDFIAKRLSPLVVQYVKIDPKLTQWSLPAELAEGICVDCVLALASTKQTQELQLLCTCLSDGLLEAVKLSSPEQSKDFRESQDSVCAQSKRLLDLESAVLSRVADTEVEPQVLEVFDRTSTSLLEGCLDVLRNRNGKPYGAAATVVECVCSLPHVARKSQDLQNFVQNDVPELLLSPSADRLISIILKCREWDGFASSFENVVERALALEPEQSNVHVLQGLLFSLDFNYAEHKEKLNSLIVRALGKACKGSHAHWPIITAVLQNKTSQDELRDQIFLYLIESLSSDDKVFDVLHGLSHIGKSAPSSVREFQNGTLGSKLAGKLLFLTESPTEEVARLAEALLKSFKESGVGDTSAKSGIEILQHGFSHVDEESLSIESLLAIAEELLPGLTAEGATGTVKDLLPSRRSWEESLTPFLQLPPRSSTAITSPLGGAVHLVQRELSDSFKALWPTIPRDSDHRSSAFRLAIFTVSVLSTSEILKYLDQGDLETLFHFLPLAIQLIDDDLSIENCNGISGLELADQREEYMEIVFAGRKVVGNWIRDNEPVSFAPEKTVSSSFAEFWESRLEDLKGTSPLDYRVGEAFVKIMSVADSLQKSKSSEDVAKICREARTANVIRSASWFAVLRSSILSNPIGNRICNELIADSTGLKPQDPSQIGLRKLALLNILLSGEEEVVSTIPTQRLVFLTKNLIECLQSDSMSLGLKSEVIQTLSLVLPALGEIYGSHWEESMGVLSSVLQGTNGGEEALPLLVSSFRLFARLKSISESDSNDDVQDAWSDRKAGLFNALASTIDTFDSSTTFHQPRDVAVDLLRRLMNTIPVDNLEDVSETFHLLTAHSRAVQRTAYTILHHYIPHAQEKVSFEVALSKTAVSLPDELVSLLLEPPTMQMVSAAYGDDKMWTSVRAYLLSWKVVFDHFANASLPVQEYYMSSIRENNILTPLLEFTFDFLQKSHGKMIDASKLEIRSFEPDESESAEKETQWLLVHLYYLCMRYSANMTKNWWIDTKKRIKGPVEAWSERYISPLVVEDALKSVTDWIATQDANEERALEVKISPKTGEIIASIPVDEESPPVAISITLPPAYPLQPALVVGRSRVLVDEKKWKSWLLTIQGVIMFANGNLVDGLLAFRRNVQGALKGQSECAICYSVISTDMQTPNKRCATCKNTFHSVCLFRWFKSSNQSTCPLCRNNFVYV; this is translated from the exons ATGAGCAAAAAGTTCAAATCTCAGGCCTCCAGCAGTCGCGCTGCTGCTAGCGCCTTTGGATCATTCGGGAGCTTTTCTGGCGGTCTCTCCAGCGAAGGAAAGGAGCCGTCCGCTCTGACATATATTGCAGCACCTCCGGATCTTTCTCGCATCGCGGAGCAGCAACTCGTTATCGCATTCAAAAATTTACTGAAAAAAGATGACATAACACGGTTGAAAGCTCTAGAAGAGCTGCGCGACCATATATCAACggtggaagagaagaaaggaacTCTTGATGACGGGTTTCTAGATGCATGG TTCAGAATTTATCCCAGACTCTCTATTGACTTGTCTCGGCGAGTACGTCAGGTTGCCCATCCGATACAAGGAACAATTTCTGGTCTTGTGGGGAAGCGGATCTTGCCCAATTTACCCAAGATCATTGGAGCATGGATCGCAGGAATCTACGATAATGATCGACTAGTCCACCGTGCCGCCCTTGAATCGTTCACAAAAGTCTTTACAACCgaagacaaaagaaacaaCGTGTGGAGGATCTACCAGGGTTCCATTTTGGACTTTGTAGATGATGTCATTCTTCACCAAACAGCCTTGACATTGAGTGATGAAAGGACAGTAAAGAGAGATGACGCCGAAGGGAAATATTCCCGTGTTGCGGGAGCCGCAATTTTGCTTTTCAACCGTGTTCTAG GCAATTCGTCCGACGAAGATTTGCGGAAGAACCTATCAGAAATTGAGAATCTTTTAGCCAGCAAGAATTTGTGGGCTCTCTGTTACCACGATGATCCATATGTTCGCCGGTCCATATACATTTTGCTCCGATCTGCGGTTTCCCGAGAGCCTGGATGGATTGACTGGAAGACTCTTAGTTCAGCCGTCATTGGTAAATCTCTGTCTCTCCAGCAGATCGGATCGGCTACCGAATTGTCAGAGTCTCTCCTTTTATTATCTTCACTGAGGCCTCAAATATGGACAGATGATTACACTGGgaaatcatcttcctcaaAGAGATTGCGCCAGTACATGCAGAAAGGGTCCCAAGGTGGGCACTCCAACTTTTGGTCAAATCTAGACCAACTACTTCGAATTACCCCCCAAGAAGTGCTAGCAGGTGCCGACAAGGCCACTGCTGACCATGGAATCACCTGTACTAGCGCTATTGCCTTGACTGAGGCTTTGCAAGAAGGCCTCAACTCGAGAGAAGAACCGCGTTCAAACCTCGCCATCGGATGGAAATCCTACATCCAGATAGGCACATGGCTTTCAACATTGGTCCCCCAGGAGCAAAAGTCCGACTTCATCGCGAAGAGACTGTCTCCTTTGGTGGTGCAGTATGTGAAAATTGACCCAAAGCTGACACAGTGGTCACTTCCGGCCGAGTTGGCCGAAGGAATTTGTGTGGATTGTGTTCTCGCTCTGGCTTCCACTAAGCAAACCCAGGAACTGCAATTATTGTGTACATGCCTTTCCGATGGGCTGCTTGAAGCCGTGAAGCTATCGTCTCCAGAACAATCAAAGGACTTCCGTGAATCTCAAGACTCAGTATGTGCCCAATCCAAACGCCTCTTGGATTTGGAGTCTGCTGTCCTCTCACGGGTTGCAGATACCGAGGTCGAGCCTCAAGTATTGGAGGTCTTTGACAGAACAAGCACTTCTCTTCTCGAAGGTTGTCTCGATGTCCTGCGCAACCGAAATGGGAAACCGTATGGAGCTGCCGCTACAGTAGTGGAGTGTGTTTGCAGCCTACCTCATGTCGCTAGAAAGTCTCAAGACCTCCAGAATTTCGTGCAAAATGACGTACCGGAGCTTTTGCTTTCGCCATCTGCTGATAGATTGATTTCAATTATCTTGAAGTGTCGGGAGTGGGATGGATTTGCATCCAGTTTCGAAAACGTTGTTGAACGAGCCTTGGCCCTGGAGCCAGAGCAGTCCAATGTGCATGTACTCCAAGGCTTACTTTTCTCTCTCGATTTCAATTATGCCGAGCATAAAGAGAAGCTCAACTCACTAATTGTACGGGCTCTTGGCAAAGCTTGCAAAGGAAGCCATGCCCATTGGCCTATCATCACTGCAGTTCTTCAAAATAAAACATCACAAGACGAACTGAGGGATCAGATATTCTTATACTTGATCGAGTCGTTATCTTCAGATGATAAAGTCTTTGATGTCTTGCATGGACTTTCTCATATCGGAAAGTCTGCACCATCTTCAGTTCGAGAGTTCCAGAATGGAACTCTTGGATCGAAATTAGCAGGAAAGCTACTTTTCCTCACAGAATCACCAACTGAAGAGGTGGCAAGATTAGCGGAAGCGTTGCTAAAATCATTTAAAGAATCTGGAGTTGGTGATACGAGTGCCAAGTCGGGCATAGAAATCCTCCAACATGGATTCAGTCATGTGGATGAAGAATCATTGTC GATTGAATCACTTCTTGCTATCGCAGAGGAGTTGTTGCCAGGCCTTACGGCTGAAGGCGCGACTGGTACCGTGAAGGATCTTTTGCCGTCTCGCCGTTCATGGGAGGAATCTTTGACACCCTTTCTTCAACTTCCACCTCGCTCTTCCACTGCTATAACAAGTCCCCTAGGAGGCGCTGTTCACTTGGTCCAGCGTGAACTATCTGACTCCTTCAAGGCATTATGGCCGACTATTCCCCGCGATTCAGACCATCGCTCTTCTGCATTCCGCCTGGCAATATTCACTGTCAGCGTTCTCTCTACTTCTGAGATACTGAAATATCTGGACCAGGGGGATCTAGAGACTTTGTTCCATTTCTTGCCCTTGGCAATTCAACTTATAGATGATGATTTGAGTATTGAGAATTGCAACGGCATCTCAGGTCTAGAGCTGGCTGATCAGCGAGAAGAGTACATGGAGATTGTTTTCGCTGGCCGAAAGGTGGTCGGTAATTGGATTCGTGACAATGAACCAGTCAGCTTCGCACCCGAGAAGACCGTTTCATCTTCGTTTGCCGAATTTTGGGAAAGCAGACTAGAGGATCTAAAGGGTACATCTCCCTTGGACTACAGGGTTGGCGAAGCCTTCGTCAAGATAATGTCCGTTGCGGACTCATTGCAAAAGTCCAAATCATCGGAGGACGTTGCGAAGATCTGTAGAGAGGCACGAACGGCTAATGTCATCCGCTCGGCATCGTGGTTTGCTGTGTTGCGAAGCTCCATACTTTCAAATCCCATCGGAAACAGAATCTGTAATGAGCTAATCGCCGACTCCACTGGACTCAAGCCCCAGGATCCTTCCCAAATTG GATTGCGGAAGCTGGCTTTGTTGAATATCTTGTTGTCCGGGGAAGAAGAGGTTGTCTCCACTATTCCAACACAACGATTGGTTTTCCTCACCAAGAACTTGATTGAATGTCTTCAATCGGATTCTATGTCTCTTGGTTTGAAATCCGAGGTCATCCAAACTTTGTCTCTTGTCCTTCCAGCTCTTGGGGAAATTTATGGATCTCATTGGGAGGAAAGCATGGGTGTTCTAAGCTCTGTGCTGCAGGGAACCAATGGAGGCGAAGAGGCTTTGCCATTGCTGGTCTCGTCTTTCAGACTATTCGCACGATTGAAGTCTATCTCAGAAAGTGACAGCAACGACGATGTTCAAGATGCTTGGTCAGATCGAAAGGCTGGTCTTTTCAATGCTCTGGCCTCCACCATTGACACGTTTG ATTCCTCAACCACATTCCACCAACCTCGGGATGTTGCTGTTGACTTATTACGACGCCTGATGAACACTATCCCCGTTGACAACTTGGAGGATGTCAGTGAAACGTTCCATCTTTTGACTGCGCACAGTCGCGCAGTTCAGCGAACTGCTTACACAATTCTCCATCACTATATTCCTCATGCTCAGGAGAAGGTATCTTTTGAGGTGGCCTTGTCAAAGACTGCAGTCAGCCTTCCTGATGAGCTTGTGTCTCTATTGCTTGAACCCCCGACAATGCAAATGGTCTCTGCTGCCTATGGAGATGACAAGATGTGGACCAGTGTGCGGGCATATCTTCTCAGCTGGAAGGTGGTATTCGATCATTTCGCAAATGCT TCGCTTCCTGTCCAAGAATACTACATGTCAAGCATCAGAGAGAACAATATCCTCACTCCACTGCTGGAATTCACGTTTGATTTCCTTCAAAAATCGCACGGAAAGATGATCGATGCATCCAAACTTGAAATTCGATCATTTGAGCCAGATGAGTCCGAGAGTGCCGAAAAGGAAACACAATGGCTCCTGGTACATTTGTATTATCTGTGTATGAGATACTCTGCCAACATGACCAAGAATTGGTGGATTGACACCAAGAAACGCATCAAGGGTCCGGTAGAAGCCTGGTCGGAAAGATAC ATCTCCCCGCTCGTCGTAGAAGATGCACTCAAAAGTGTGACCGACTGGATTGCCACCCAGGATGCAAACGAAGAGCGCGCCCTGGAGGTGAAGATTTCTCCAAAGACAGGCGAAATCATTGCCAGCATTCCAGTCGACGAGGAGTCACCTCCAGTTGCCATTTCTATCACTCTTCCACCCGCGTACCCGCTTCAACCTGCGTTGGTTGTCGGTCGCAGTCGCGTGCTCGTGGATGAGAAGAAATGGAAGAGCTGGCTGCTGACGATCCAGGGAGTGATTATGTTTGCCAACGGTAACCTGGTTGATGGCTTGCTGGCCTTCCGACGGAACGTCCAAGGCGCTCTGAAAGGCCAGAGTGAGTGTGCCATCTGTTATTCTGTTATCTCAACAGACATGCAGACACCGAACAAGCGGTGTGCCACTTGCAAGAACACCTTCCACTCGGTCTGTCTGTTCCGCTGGTTCAAGAGCAGCAACCAAAGCACTTGTCCTCTTTGCCGAAACAACTTTGTTTATGTTTAG
- a CDS encoding Leucine carboxyl methyltransferase 1, which yields MASHIPNLNTLRRGRGRGRGLGRTEEIGPPSGKDRIVQGTDNDASVSRLSAVELGYLEDAYAAALTPAGSATRRLPIINRGTYARTTAIDQLVARFLGPSLPENIHKKQNKKQIISLGAGSDTRVFRLLSSRQTPDFVYHELDFAVNTAEKIRAIRSAPVLQTALGIDSSEVSSEKDTGITVSEAGDALHSPSYHIHPVDLRSLSTCSDPAGALPGVETGLPTLLISECCLVYLSPTEAEQVVTFFTQRLFGHGHAVSGPGDILQEAQAKVTPLGLILYEPIRPNDAFGRTMVSNLAARGIQLKTLPRYASLEAQRGRFQDQGFRDGQAAADIEFIWQRWVNDDEKERVSALEMLDEMEEWQLLARHYCIAWGWRDCDDVPAFAGWKDLEAQRGE from the exons ATGGCCTCTCACATTCCCAACCTAAACACTCTccgacgaggccgaggccgTGGTCGTGGTCTAGGTCGCACAGAAGAAATCGGGCCCCCTTCTGGAAAAGATCGCATCGTCCAAGGTACAGACAATGACGCAAGTGTATCCCGCCTCAGCGCCGTCGAGCTAGGTTACCTAGAGGACGCATACGCAGCAGCATTGACACCCGCCGGGTCGGCGACGCGAAGATTGCCAATTATCAACAGAG GAACCTACGCCCGCACAACAGCCATCGACCAGCTCGTGGCGCGGTTCCTCGGCCCGAGCTTACCGGAAAATATACATAAGAAACAAAATAAGAAACAAATCATATCTCTAGGCGCTGGGTCGGACACGCGCGTCTTCCGACTTCTGTCGTCGCGTCAAACCCCGGACTTCGTTTACCACGAGCTCGATTTCGCCGTAAATACGGCGGAGAAAATCCGCGCGATTAGATCGGCGCCTGTACTGCAGACCGCGCTGGGGATTGACTCGTCAGAGGTTTCGTCGGAAAAGGATACTGGAATTACCGTGTCGGAGGCCGGGGATGCGCTGCATTCACCCTCGTACCACATTCACCCAGTTGATCTGCGGTCGCTTTCGACATGCAGTGACCCTGCTGGAGCATTGCCAGGCGTTGAGACGGGATTGCCGACTCTGCTGATTTCTGAATGCTGTTTGGTTTATCTATCACCCACTGAAGCGGAACAGGTTGTTACGTTCTTCACACAACGCCTTTTTGGTCATGGGCATGCAGTATCCGGGCCTGGAGATATCTTGCAGGAGGCACAGGCGAAGGTCACTCCGCTCGGACTGATTCTATATGAGCCCATCCGGCCGAATGATGCCTTCGGTCGGACAATGGTGTCGAACCTTGCAGCGCGAGGGATTCAGCTCAAAACCCTCCCTAGGTATGCGTCGCTTGAGGCGCAGCGAGGCCGCTTCCAAGATCAGGGCTTTAGGGATGGCCAGGCTGCAGCTGATATTGAGTTTATTTGGCAGCGGTGGGTCAACGACGATGAGAAGGAAAGAGTTTCTGCGCTAGAGATGCTTGATGAGATGGAGGAGTGGCAGTTGCTTGCACGGCATTATTGCATTGCTTGGGGATGGAGAGACTGCGATGATGTCCCGGCTTTTGCTGGGTGGAAGGACCTCGAGGCCCAGCGAGGCGAGTAG